The Urbifossiella limnaea genome has a window encoding:
- a CDS encoding HPF/RaiA family ribosome-associated protein → MRVTIRANAVALTAVGREFAEQRLSSALGRAAGHVRSVNVYVADENGPKGGDDTTCRVAVNLDNGPPVFVRHRAAGLRAAVGGAAERVGQAVARALDRVDRGRRLRLLAALKRLTAAVRRNGGGS, encoded by the coding sequence ATGCGAGTCACGATCCGGGCCAACGCGGTGGCCCTGACGGCGGTGGGGCGGGAGTTCGCGGAACAGCGGCTGAGCTCGGCCCTCGGCCGGGCCGCCGGGCACGTCCGGTCGGTGAATGTGTACGTCGCCGACGAGAACGGCCCGAAGGGCGGCGACGACACGACGTGCCGGGTGGCGGTGAACCTGGACAACGGCCCGCCGGTGTTCGTGCGGCACCGCGCGGCCGGGCTGCGGGCGGCCGTCGGCGGGGCGGCCGAGCGGGTCGGGCAGGCGGTGGCCCGGGCGCTGGACCGGGTCGACCGCGGCCGGCGGCTGCGGCTCCTGGCCGCGCTGAAGCGGCTGACGGCCGCGGTCCGCCGAAATGGGGGTGGGTCGTGA
- a CDS encoding TFIIB-type zinc ribbon-containing protein, with the protein MNLDCPKCAAPLVTMVRYDTEIEYCPGCRGVWLDRGELEKLMTREPVWRPDDDEDRRPPQARKKDGFLRRLFDFD; encoded by the coding sequence GTGAACCTCGACTGCCCGAAGTGCGCCGCCCCGCTCGTGACGATGGTCCGGTACGACACCGAAATCGAGTACTGCCCGGGGTGCCGGGGGGTGTGGCTCGACCGCGGCGAGCTGGAGAAGTTGATGACCCGCGAGCCGGTGTGGCGGCCGGACGACGACGAGGACCGCCGCCCGCCGCAGGCCCGCAAGAAGGACGGCTTCCTCCGCCGGCTGTTCGACTTCGACTGA
- a CDS encoding WD40 repeat domain-containing protein: MSTPSPAAPTDDAAKPSPLVGRVYGEPRFHADGDVAAVAFAPDGSVRSVDESGVLHHWAADGRQLARHYLSDLETLWAFSPDAGLLASGNDDLILWDAAAGQLVRRFAQDSWVTAVAFSADGRTVASGHDDGTVRLWDVASQKPLGKFLAHPKPISAVAFSPTGDHLATAGEDRLVRVWDNFSHKLVGDLRSHTDRIPALAWSPDGALLVSAGWDTSARVWKVGTPDPLMLLNSHADQVTQLAWSPDGKRLACADSDFDIYLWSDAAAGTVAHVLRGHADDVRTLAFSPDGTRLASAGLDRVVHVWDTQTGKLVAGPNPTGRHAIAVVPGPAPKLASTAGPSVRVWDATTGAEVASTGVCGAASVAASPDGKWLAVGGVDHRTRLCDAPTGAVARTLEATKPPVGAVAFSPDSKRLAHTSPADGLVWVWQTEGTGDAELILIEAADGCTLEGLAFHPDGNRLACGGIDYLSTGERDGAVCLWDLTTKERAFTLDVGVRAVAFDPAGKYLAAAGVTDTVFVWDVDTQEAVFELAGHQETVHAVAFDPSGSYLVSGGDDMTVRVWDVLSGRLLVSREFDSPVQALAFSADGSQLFLGNGNTTCYQVEFKKLLDD; the protein is encoded by the coding sequence ATGTCCACCCCCTCCCCAGCCGCCCCGACCGACGACGCCGCCAAGCCTTCGCCGCTCGTCGGCCGCGTATACGGCGAACCCCGCTTCCACGCCGACGGTGACGTGGCCGCGGTCGCGTTCGCCCCGGACGGGTCCGTGCGGTCGGTCGACGAATCGGGCGTCCTCCACCACTGGGCCGCCGACGGCCGGCAACTCGCCCGGCACTACCTCAGCGACCTCGAAACCCTCTGGGCGTTCTCGCCCGACGCGGGGCTGCTGGCCAGCGGCAACGACGACCTCATCCTGTGGGACGCCGCCGCCGGGCAACTCGTCCGCCGCTTCGCCCAGGACTCGTGGGTCACCGCCGTCGCCTTCAGCGCCGACGGCCGCACCGTCGCCAGCGGGCACGACGACGGGACGGTCCGCCTGTGGGACGTGGCGAGCCAGAAGCCGCTCGGCAAGTTTCTGGCGCACCCCAAGCCGATCAGCGCCGTCGCCTTCTCGCCGACGGGCGACCACCTGGCCACGGCCGGGGAAGACCGGTTGGTCCGGGTGTGGGACAACTTCTCGCACAAGCTCGTCGGCGACCTGCGGAGCCACACCGACCGCATCCCGGCGCTGGCCTGGAGCCCCGACGGAGCCCTGCTCGTGTCCGCCGGCTGGGACACGTCCGCCCGCGTGTGGAAAGTCGGCACCCCCGACCCCCTCATGCTGCTGAACAGCCACGCCGATCAGGTCACACAACTGGCGTGGAGCCCCGACGGCAAGCGACTGGCGTGCGCCGACTCGGACTTCGACATCTACCTCTGGTCGGACGCCGCAGCGGGTACGGTCGCCCACGTCCTCCGCGGCCACGCCGACGACGTGCGGACGCTGGCGTTCAGCCCGGACGGCACCCGACTGGCCAGCGCCGGCCTCGACCGCGTCGTTCACGTCTGGGACACGCAGACCGGCAAGCTCGTGGCGGGGCCGAACCCGACCGGCCGGCACGCCATCGCGGTCGTGCCCGGCCCGGCGCCGAAGCTCGCCAGCACGGCCGGTCCGAGCGTGCGGGTGTGGGACGCGACCACGGGCGCCGAGGTCGCATCCACCGGCGTGTGCGGCGCGGCCAGTGTCGCGGCCAGCCCGGACGGCAAGTGGCTCGCGGTCGGCGGCGTCGATCACCGGACGCGCCTGTGCGACGCCCCGACCGGCGCCGTGGCCCGTACCCTCGAAGCCACCAAGCCGCCGGTCGGGGCGGTGGCGTTCTCCCCGGACTCGAAGCGGCTGGCTCACACGAGCCCGGCCGACGGGCTCGTTTGGGTGTGGCAGACCGAGGGCACCGGCGACGCCGAGCTGATCCTGATCGAGGCGGCCGACGGCTGCACGCTCGAAGGGCTGGCCTTCCACCCGGACGGTAACCGCCTGGCGTGCGGCGGCATCGACTACCTCTCGACCGGCGAGCGCGACGGGGCCGTGTGCCTGTGGGATTTGACGACGAAGGAGCGGGCTTTCACCCTGGACGTGGGCGTGCGGGCCGTCGCCTTCGACCCGGCCGGGAAGTACCTGGCCGCGGCCGGCGTGACGGACACGGTGTTCGTGTGGGACGTGGACACGCAGGAGGCGGTGTTCGAGCTGGCCGGCCACCAGGAGACGGTCCACGCGGTGGCCTTCGACCCGAGCGGCAGCTACCTCGTCAGCGGCGGCGACGACATGACGGTGCGCGTGTGGGACGTGCTGAGCGGCCGGCTGCTGGTGTCGCGGGAGTTCGACTCGCCGGTGCAGGCGCTGGCGTTCAGCGCGGACGGCTCGCAGCTGTTCCTCGGCAACGGCAACACGACGTGCTACCAGGTCGAGTTCAAGAAGCTGCTGGACGACTGA
- a CDS encoding thiamine-phosphate kinase has translation MPEFDYIAWLRSRTPADPRVPVGPGDDCAVLAPSGRPLLVTTDLLTDGTDFILSEVGARAAGRKAMAVNLSDIAAMAGVPTAAVVAVALPAGGRSVGEEIYDGIRDVADEFGVAVVGGDTNSWAGALVVAVTLLGEATARGPVLRSGAKPGDWLFVTGPVGGSIRGRHLTPTPRVREALRLHNAVDLHAMIDISDGLAADLNHILEESCCGAVIDAAAVPVHADAVELAKATGKPPLAHALGDGEDFELVFTVSAADGERLLREPPVAGLVKIGECVAAGLWLNEGGGRRPLAPTGWVHEL, from the coding sequence ATGCCCGAATTCGACTACATCGCCTGGCTCCGCTCCCGGACGCCGGCCGACCCGCGGGTGCCGGTCGGGCCGGGCGACGACTGCGCCGTACTGGCGCCGTCCGGGCGGCCGCTGCTCGTCACCACCGACCTGCTCACCGACGGCACCGACTTCATCTTGTCGGAGGTCGGAGCTCGTGCCGCGGGGCGGAAGGCGATGGCGGTGAACCTCTCGGACATCGCGGCGATGGCCGGGGTGCCGACCGCGGCCGTCGTGGCGGTGGCGCTGCCGGCGGGTGGGCGTTCCGTCGGCGAGGAAATCTACGACGGAATCCGCGACGTGGCGGACGAATTCGGCGTGGCGGTGGTCGGCGGCGACACGAACAGCTGGGCCGGGGCGCTGGTCGTAGCGGTCACGCTGCTCGGGGAGGCGACGGCGCGCGGGCCGGTTCTCCGTTCCGGGGCGAAGCCGGGCGACTGGCTGTTCGTGACCGGCCCCGTCGGCGGCAGCATCCGCGGCCGTCACCTGACGCCGACGCCGCGGGTGCGCGAGGCACTGCGGCTGCACAACGCCGTAGATCTGCACGCAATGATCGACATCAGCGACGGGCTGGCCGCCGACCTGAATCACATCCTGGAGGAGAGCTGCTGCGGGGCGGTGATCGACGCCGCGGCGGTGCCGGTTCACGCGGACGCGGTCGAGTTGGCGAAGGCGACAGGGAAGCCGCCGCTGGCGCACGCGCTGGGCGACGGCGAGGACTTCGAGCTGGTGTTCACCGTGAGCGCGGCCGACGGCGAGCGGCTGTTGCGCGAGCCGCCGGTCGCGGGGCTGGTGAAGATCGGCGAGTGCGTGGCCGCGGGGCTGTGGCTGAACGAGGGCGGCGGGCGGCGGCCGCTGGCGCCGACGGGGTGGGTGCACGAGCTGTAG
- a CDS encoding nucleotidyltransferase family protein, producing the protein MSHPLDGVTAAILAGGLGTRLRSVVADRPKVLAPVAGRPYLAHLLDPLAAAGVRETVLLTGYGADQVRAAFGDEHHGMTLRYSVEPEPLGTGGAVRHATELLTGRAVLLLNGDSFCALDLPAFVDAVPVGLVGMALARVPDVSRYGAVTLDATHRVTAFVEKGGATGEGWINAGVYLIPRERLTDIPAGRSVSLEREVLPAWVAAPGVVGVPGGRFIDIGTPESFAAAAAFFAGERPA; encoded by the coding sequence ATGTCTCACCCCCTCGACGGCGTTACCGCGGCCATTCTCGCCGGCGGCCTCGGCACCCGCCTCCGCTCCGTCGTCGCCGACCGGCCGAAGGTGCTCGCCCCCGTCGCCGGCCGGCCGTACCTGGCGCACCTCCTCGACCCCCTCGCCGCGGCCGGCGTCCGCGAGACGGTGCTGCTCACCGGCTACGGCGCCGATCAGGTACGCGCCGCGTTCGGCGACGAACACCACGGCATGACGCTCCGCTACTCCGTGGAGCCGGAGCCGCTCGGCACCGGCGGCGCCGTCCGCCACGCGACCGAACTTCTGACCGGCCGCGCCGTCTTGCTGCTGAACGGTGATTCGTTTTGTGCTCTCGACCTGCCAGCGTTCGTCGACGCCGTCCCCGTCGGACTCGTCGGCATGGCGCTGGCCCGCGTCCCCGACGTGTCCCGCTACGGCGCCGTGACGCTCGACGCGACGCACCGCGTGACGGCGTTCGTCGAGAAGGGCGGCGCGACGGGAGAGGGGTGGATCAACGCCGGGGTCTACCTCATCCCGCGGGAGCGGCTAACGGACATTCCCGCGGGCCGGTCCGTGTCGCTGGAGCGCGAGGTGCTGCCGGCGTGGGTGGCGGCGCCGGGCGTGGTCGGCGTGCCGGGCGGGCGGTTCATCGACATCGGCACGCCGGAGTCGTTCGCGGCGGCGGCGGCGTTCTTCGCAGGCGAGCGGCCCGCGTGA